One genomic segment of Actinomycetota bacterium includes these proteins:
- a CDS encoding heme o synthase, translated as MTRFQRLAIATTVATFVLIAVGGLVRATRSGLGCGEDWPHCNGRLLPRIESLTTAIEFSHRAAAVIVVLLIGVMLVAAWRGYRQSRRIFWPSVAALVLVFVQAGLGAVVVGQRLRPVYVTAHLAVAMILFATLLYAVVNTFCAQRTEKGLTDPVIGKPYARLATWGAVVTFALLLVGAYVRGANAGLAFPDWPLMGGRLIPQLGEHATPHFLHRLIALGAGVLIAALVWKAWKREPREPAVRAIAGVLGGLYIAQVLVGAANVWSRLSEPAVVAHVSLGALTWGAAATLAFVTRNLSRSAEEALGAERPARSLRRMRERTAVYLQLTKPRIIVLLLITTVPAMIIAARGIPSGWLILATLLGGTAAAGSANAINCYYDRDIDERMARTRRRPLPSHQVSPDLALEFGVVLGIVSFVFLARSVNVLAALLALSAILFYVFVYTMGLKRSTPQNIVIGGAAGAVPVLVGWAAVTGRVEIPALMLFAIIFIWTPPHFWALALKFADDYREAGVPMLPVVAGVRATKRQILLYSLALVATTLAFAPIGRMGAIYLVAATVLGATFVWYAAALWRSGTMRAAMSLFKFSILYLALLFASMAVDALVL; from the coding sequence CGATCGCGACCACCGTGGCGACGTTCGTCCTCATCGCCGTCGGTGGCCTCGTGCGCGCGACCAGATCCGGCCTCGGGTGCGGCGAAGACTGGCCGCACTGCAACGGCCGGCTCCTCCCACGCATCGAGAGCCTCACGACGGCGATCGAGTTCTCGCACCGGGCCGCGGCGGTGATCGTCGTCCTGCTGATCGGCGTGATGTTGGTCGCGGCGTGGCGCGGGTACCGGCAGTCGAGGCGCATCTTCTGGCCGTCGGTCGCGGCGCTCGTGCTCGTGTTCGTGCAGGCCGGGCTCGGCGCCGTCGTCGTCGGTCAGCGGCTCCGCCCGGTCTACGTCACCGCGCACCTCGCCGTCGCGATGATCCTGTTCGCGACGCTCCTGTATGCCGTGGTCAACACCTTCTGCGCGCAGCGTACGGAGAAGGGCTTGACCGATCCGGTGATCGGCAAGCCCTACGCGCGGCTGGCTACCTGGGGCGCAGTCGTGACCTTCGCGCTCCTGCTCGTCGGGGCGTACGTGCGCGGCGCCAACGCCGGCCTCGCGTTCCCAGACTGGCCGCTGATGGGCGGCCGCCTGATCCCTCAGCTCGGCGAGCATGCAACGCCACACTTCCTGCATCGCCTCATCGCGCTCGGCGCCGGCGTTCTGATCGCCGCGCTCGTGTGGAAAGCCTGGAAGCGCGAGCCGCGTGAGCCGGCCGTCCGTGCCATAGCCGGGGTGCTCGGCGGACTGTACATCGCACAGGTCCTCGTCGGCGCCGCCAACGTCTGGTCGCGACTCTCCGAGCCGGCCGTTGTCGCCCACGTATCGCTCGGCGCGCTCACCTGGGGCGCCGCGGCGACGCTCGCCTTCGTCACCCGGAACCTCTCGAGGTCGGCTGAAGAGGCCTTGGGCGCCGAGCGGCCGGCCCGGTCCCTCCGTCGCATGCGCGAGCGCACCGCGGTCTATCTCCAGCTCACGAAGCCCCGGATCATCGTGCTGCTGCTCATCACCACCGTGCCGGCGATGATCATCGCCGCGCGTGGGATCCCGTCCGGCTGGCTCATCCTCGCCACGCTCCTGGGGGGAACCGCGGCGGCCGGGAGCGCGAACGCGATCAACTGCTACTACGACCGGGACATCGACGAGCGCATGGCCCGCACGCGGCGCCGGCCCCTTCCCTCGCACCAGGTCTCGCCCGATCTCGCCCTCGAGTTCGGCGTGGTGCTCGGGATCGTGTCTTTCGTCTTCCTGGCGCGCTCCGTCAACGTGCTCGCCGCCCTCCTGGCGCTCTCGGCGATCCTCTTCTACGTCTTCGTCTACACGATGGGCCTCAAGCGGTCGACGCCGCAGAACATCGTGATCGGCGGCGCCGCCGGCGCGGTACCCGTCCTGGTCGGCTGGGCGGCGGTCACCGGCCGCGTCGAGATCCCCGCGCTCATGCTCTTCGCGATCATCTTCATCTGGACGCCCCCGCATTTCTGGGCGCTCGCGCTGAAGTTCGCCGACGACTACCGGGAGGCAGGGGTCCCGATGCTGCCGGTGGTCGCCGGCGTGCGGGCCACGAAACGGCAGATCCTTCTCTACTCCCTCGCCCTGGTCGCTACGACCCTTGCGTTCGCTCCCATCGGGCGCATGGGGGCCATCTATCTGGTCGCCGCGACGGTTCTCGGAGCCACGTTCGTCTGGTACGCCGCGGCGCTCTGGCGCTCCGGGACGATGCGCGCCGCGATGAGCCTGTTCAAGTTCTCGATCCTGTATCTCGCGCTGCTCTTCGCCTCGATGGCCGTCGACGCGCTCGTCCTCTAG
- the ctaD gene encoding cytochrome c oxidase subunit I translates to MTTASVAQRSSAFARPTAKTGVWSWMTTVDHKRIGIMYGVTAMVFFVLGGVEALLIRLQLATPEGQVLSADQYNQLFTMHGITMIFLVVMPLGAAFFNYMMPIMLGARDVAFPRLNAFSYWAFLGGGIFMYSSFFINQAPDGGWFGYAPLSVKLPGHGMTVYALGLIILGISSTVAAVNFLTTIVNMRAPGMSLMRMPVFVWMTFVVQFLLVFALPVLTVALFQLLFDRTLGTQFFGDSTSNPILWQHLFWLFGHPEVYILILPAMGIVSEILPVFSKKPLFGYPVVVFSGIAIGFMGWGVWAHHMFAVGLGPVANTAFALSTMFIAVPTGVKIFNWIGTLWGGSIRFKTPMLFSLGFIAMFIIGGLSGVTHAIVPHDYQQTDTYYIVAHFHYVLFGGAIFGLFAGIYYWWPKITGKLLDERVGRLHFWLMLIGFNLTFAPFHILGLQGMARRTYQYPKNYGFDFWNLVSTVGAFVIALSILTFFWNVIKTRKRGETAGADPWDGRTLEWTIPSPPPEYNFAEIPVVHALDDFWHRKYVEDKEGRLVPVPAGAQEAAGHATEGYGGDDHGIHMPSQSYMPLIAAIGLPIVGWGITFEQYWLAIVGGVVTFAGLYAWALEPSTEELH, encoded by the coding sequence ATGACAACGGCGAGCGTCGCCCAACGCAGCAGCGCTTTCGCGCGCCCGACCGCCAAGACCGGCGTGTGGAGCTGGATGACCACCGTCGATCACAAACGCATCGGGATCATGTACGGCGTCACTGCGATGGTGTTCTTCGTTCTCGGCGGCGTCGAGGCGCTGCTGATCCGCCTCCAGCTCGCCACGCCCGAGGGTCAGGTGCTGTCGGCGGACCAGTACAACCAGCTCTTCACGATGCACGGCATCACGATGATCTTCCTCGTCGTGATGCCGCTCGGCGCCGCGTTCTTCAACTACATGATGCCGATCATGCTCGGCGCCAGGGACGTGGCGTTCCCGCGCTTGAACGCCTTCTCGTACTGGGCATTCCTCGGCGGCGGGATCTTCATGTACTCGTCGTTCTTCATCAACCAGGCGCCCGATGGCGGCTGGTTCGGCTACGCGCCGCTGTCGGTCAAGCTTCCGGGTCACGGGATGACGGTCTACGCGCTCGGGCTGATCATCCTCGGCATCTCCTCGACGGTCGCGGCGGTGAACTTCCTGACGACGATCGTGAACATGCGCGCGCCGGGCATGAGCCTCATGCGGATGCCGGTCTTCGTGTGGATGACGTTCGTGGTCCAATTCCTGCTCGTGTTCGCGCTCCCGGTGCTCACCGTGGCGCTCTTCCAGCTCCTGTTCGACCGGACGCTCGGGACGCAGTTCTTCGGCGACTCGACCAGCAATCCGATCTTATGGCAGCACCTGTTCTGGCTGTTCGGCCACCCGGAGGTCTACATCCTGATCCTGCCGGCGATGGGCATCGTGTCGGAGATCCTGCCGGTGTTCTCCAAGAAGCCGCTGTTCGGCTACCCGGTGGTCGTGTTCTCCGGCATCGCGATCGGCTTCATGGGGTGGGGCGTGTGGGCGCACCACATGTTCGCCGTCGGGCTGGGACCCGTCGCAAACACGGCGTTCGCCTTATCGACGATGTTCATCGCGGTCCCGACCGGCGTGAAGATCTTCAACTGGATCGGGACCTTATGGGGCGGGTCGATCCGGTTCAAGACGCCGATGCTGTTCTCGCTCGGCTTCATCGCGATGTTCATCATCGGCGGCCTCTCCGGCGTGACGCACGCGATCGTGCCGCACGACTACCAGCAGACGGATACGTATTACATCGTGGCGCACTTCCACTACGTGCTGTTCGGCGGAGCGATCTTCGGGTTGTTCGCCGGCATCTACTACTGGTGGCCGAAGATCACCGGGAAGCTGCTCGACGAACGCGTCGGCCGGCTGCATTTCTGGTTGATGCTGATCGGGTTCAACCTCACCTTCGCGCCGTTCCACATCCTCGGCCTTCAGGGGATGGCCCGGCGCACCTACCAATATCCGAAGAACTACGGCTTCGACTTCTGGAACCTGGTCTCGACGGTCGGCGCCTTCGTCATCGCGCTCTCGATCCTGACGTTCTTCTGGAACGTGATCAAGACGCGGAAGCGCGGCGAGACCGCCGGCGCGGATCCGTGGGACGGCCGCACGCTCGAGTGGACGATCCCATCGCCGCCTCCCGAGTACAACTTCGCGGAGATCCCCGTCGTGCACGCGCTCGACGACTTCTGGCACCGCAAGTACGTCGAGGACAAGGAAGGACGCCTCGTGCCCGTGCCTGCGGGAGCCCAGGAGGCCGCGGGCCACGCCACAGAAGGCTACGGAGGCGACGACCACGGCATCCACATGCCGTCGCAGTCCTACATGCCGCTCATCGCGGCGATCGGCCTTCCGATCGTCGGCTGGGGGATCACCTTCGAGCAGTACTGGCTGGCGATCGTGGGCGGCGTCGTGACGTTCGCCGGCCTGTACGCGTGGGCGCTGGAGCCCTCGACCGAGGAATTGCACTGA
- the coxB gene encoding cytochrome c oxidase subunit II: MTGRNARRNLRGVWTALLTVLGLFLVACAKNAPQDTLAPVGPVAEQADNLFRPVFWIAVVIFFLVEGALVYAMWRFRRRSDADAPKQVHGNTRLEILWTIIPAVLLAAIGVPTVITIFDVAEKPVGANVVHVKVIGHQWWWEYEYLDVELPGGGNLKTANELVIPTGRWVDLTVTSVDVIHSFWVPKLAGKQDAIPGKDNFIKLRADQPGVYEGQCAEYCALSHANMRLRVIAQPSADFDNWVRGQVAPAPQPADAQIVDRFLNTCFQCHTLRGIGSGGGATTGPDLTHFASRSMFAGSMLETNARNLAAWLDNPSSLKPLADLPAGPTMRDYDLSQSEIDALVAYLMSLE, from the coding sequence TTGACGGGTCGGAACGCGCGCCGGAACCTTCGCGGCGTCTGGACCGCCCTCCTTACCGTTCTGGGGCTTTTCCTGGTCGCGTGCGCCAAGAACGCGCCTCAAGACACGCTCGCGCCGGTCGGCCCGGTCGCCGAGCAGGCCGACAACCTGTTCCGCCCGGTGTTCTGGATCGCGGTCGTCATCTTCTTCCTCGTCGAAGGGGCGCTCGTCTACGCGATGTGGCGGTTCCGCCGCCGCTCCGACGCCGACGCGCCCAAGCAGGTCCACGGCAACACCCGCCTCGAGATCCTCTGGACCATCATCCCCGCCGTGCTGCTCGCTGCGATCGGGGTCCCGACGGTGATCACGATCTTCGACGTCGCCGAGAAGCCGGTCGGCGCGAACGTCGTCCATGTGAAGGTCATCGGCCACCAGTGGTGGTGGGAGTACGAGTACCTCGACGTCGAGCTGCCCGGCGGCGGGAATCTCAAGACCGCCAACGAGCTCGTCATCCCGACCGGCCGCTGGGTCGACCTGACGGTCACCTCCGTGGACGTGATCCACAGCTTCTGGGTCCCGAAGCTCGCCGGGAAGCAGGACGCGATACCCGGCAAGGACAACTTCATCAAGCTCCGCGCGGACCAGCCGGGTGTGTACGAGGGCCAGTGCGCCGAATACTGCGCCCTGTCTCACGCGAACATGCGGCTCCGGGTGATCGCCCAGCCCTCGGCCGACTTCGACAACTGGGTCCGTGGTCAGGTCGCCCCTGCGCCGCAACCGGCCGACGCGCAGATCGTCGACCGCTTCCTGAACACGTGCTTCCAGTGCCACACGCTCCGCGGCATCGGCAGCGGCGGCGGCGCGACCACCGGCCCGGACCTCACGCACTTCGCGAGCCGAAGCATGTTCGCCGGATCGATGCTCGAAACGAACGCCCGAAACCTTGCCGCGTGGCTCGACAACCCGTCGAGCCTGAAGCCCCTCGCGGATCTTCCCGCCGGCCCGACGATGCGGGACTACGACCTGTCTCAGTCGGAGATCGACGCCCTGGTCGCCTACCTGATGAGCCTCGAGTGA
- a CDS encoding cytochrome C oxidase subunit IV family protein, with product MESDVTHAPAGHPEHTGATVEHPHPEPRTYVIVAVWLAIATAIEVALYYLEMPDGLMIGLLLFFAVLKFTLVVLYFMHLKFDAIIFRRLMMTGIILALSVYIIVLLTFGILR from the coding sequence GTGGAATCCGACGTCACGCACGCACCGGCCGGCCATCCCGAGCACACGGGCGCCACGGTCGAGCATCCCCATCCCGAACCGCGGACGTATGTGATCGTCGCGGTCTGGCTGGCGATCGCGACGGCGATCGAGGTCGCGCTCTACTACCTCGAGATGCCCGACGGGCTGATGATCGGTCTGCTGCTCTTCTTCGCGGTCCTCAAGTTCACGCTCGTCGTGTTGTACTTCATGCATCTCAAGTTCGACGCCATCATCTTCCGGCGTTTGATGATGACCGGGATCATCCTCGCGTTGAGCGTGTACATCATCGTGCTGCTCACCTTCGGGATCCTCCGGTAG
- a CDS encoding heme-copper oxidase subunit III: MAVEHVPPAEAGGHATSTGLDNVKIAMWAFLGSEFLLFGAMISTYLLYRNRAVTGPKPADVYDIPFTSVSSFVLLMSSLTMVLALAAIQRGDHHKTRVWLLATALLGMTFISGQIYEFTIFVQEGFTVRSSPAGSAFFVLTSFHGAHVTIGILMLLSLVAMSLRGALPQSRHTTVEYVGLYWHFVDIIWIIIFTVIYLVPS, from the coding sequence ATGGCCGTCGAGCACGTTCCTCCCGCGGAGGCAGGCGGCCACGCCACATCAACCGGCCTCGACAACGTCAAGATCGCGATGTGGGCCTTCCTCGGCTCGGAGTTCCTGCTGTTCGGCGCGATGATCTCCACCTACCTCCTCTACCGGAACCGCGCCGTGACCGGTCCGAAGCCGGCCGACGTGTACGACATCCCGTTCACGTCGGTCTCGTCCTTCGTGCTCCTGATGAGCTCCCTCACGATGGTCCTCGCGCTCGCGGCGATCCAGCGCGGTGATCACCACAAGACCCGCGTGTGGCTGCTGGCAACCGCCCTGCTCGGCATGACCTTCATCTCGGGCCAGATCTACGAGTTCACGATCTTCGTGCAGGAGGGTTTTACGGTCCGGTCCAGCCCCGCCGGAAGCGCCTTCTTCGTCCTGACGAGCTTCCACGGGGCGCATGTGACCATCGGCATCCTGATGCTGCTGTCGCTCGTCGCGATGTCGTTGCGCGGCGCTCTTCCGCAGTCGCGACACACGACGGTTGAGTACGTCGGCTTGTACTGGCACTTCGTCGACATCATCTGGATCATCATCTTCACCGTCATCTATCTCGTGCCGTCCTAG
- a CDS encoding cytochrome c oxidase assembly protein gives MPGEAVSFPWSWHPHVEVWILVAALLGAYFWALRVLGPKHVEPIEFAATRRQKIFFVLGCGAILAAADWPMHELSENYLYSAHMIQHMTLTFAAAPLLMLGTPAWLWRVLLSHPKVLAAVRAITRPLIALIVFNVVLVFTHWPLIVTASVRTEGVHLSLHLLLFASALIMWTPVLSPLLELPRLTDPGRMLFLFLQSLVPTIPASFLTFGAKPLYHVYETFPRLWGISAHTDQLVAGLIMKIVGGFILWGVIAVIWFRWWSLENKEGVDVLAFGDVDRALNRAQVAKS, from the coding sequence ATGCCCGGCGAGGCGGTTTCCTTCCCGTGGAGCTGGCACCCGCACGTCGAGGTGTGGATCCTGGTCGCCGCGCTCCTCGGCGCGTACTTCTGGGCGCTGCGCGTTCTTGGGCCGAAGCACGTCGAGCCCATCGAGTTCGCCGCGACGCGCCGCCAGAAGATCTTCTTCGTGCTCGGGTGCGGGGCGATCCTCGCCGCGGCCGACTGGCCGATGCACGAGCTGTCCGAGAACTACCTGTACAGCGCCCACATGATCCAGCACATGACGCTGACCTTCGCCGCGGCCCCGCTTCTGATGTTGGGAACCCCGGCGTGGCTCTGGAGGGTCTTACTCAGCCATCCGAAGGTGCTGGCGGCGGTCCGGGCCATAACCCGCCCGCTCATCGCCCTCATCGTGTTCAACGTGGTCTTGGTGTTCACCCACTGGCCGCTTATCGTGACGGCGAGCGTCCGTACGGAGGGAGTCCATCTCTCCCTGCATCTCTTGCTGTTCGCATCGGCGCTCATCATGTGGACGCCGGTGCTGTCGCCCCTCCTGGAGCTTCCACGGCTGACCGATCCGGGACGGATGCTGTTCCTGTTCCTTCAATCGCTGGTCCCGACGATCCCTGCATCGTTCCTCACGTTCGGCGCCAAGCCCCTCTACCACGTCTACGAGACCTTCCCGCGGCTGTGGGGCATCTCGGCGCACACCGACCAGCTGGTAGCGGGACTGATCATGAAGATCGTCGGCGGCTTCATCTTGTGGGGCGTCATAGCCGTGATCTGGTTCCGCTGGTGGTCGCTCGAGAACAAGGAAGGGGTGGACGTTCTGGCCTTCGGTGACGTCGATCGCGCCTTGAACCGCGCGCAGGTGGCGAAGTCGTGA